Proteins encoded in a region of the Massilia sp. UMI-21 genome:
- the lptA gene encoding lipopolysaccharide transport periplasmic protein LptA: protein MKNIIAAALLSLVAFGASAERADSLKQAVINFDSLDVDEVTQTRILTGNVVLTRGTLVLKSDRALMKETPEGYLTVTLTANSGKAATFRQKRDGGPDLWVEGQAQRIEYDERAELVKLFTNAEVRELENGRMTNEIKGPFISYDNRREVAQVRNDASGASKVGGGRGTLIIAPRRPAPSEGAKQ, encoded by the coding sequence ATGAAAAACATCATCGCAGCCGCACTCCTCAGCCTGGTCGCCTTCGGCGCCTCGGCGGAGCGTGCCGATTCGCTCAAGCAGGCCGTGATCAACTTCGACTCGCTCGACGTCGACGAGGTCACCCAGACCCGCATCCTGACCGGCAACGTCGTGCTCACGCGCGGCACGCTGGTCCTCAAGTCCGACCGCGCCCTGATGAAGGAAACGCCGGAAGGCTACCTCACCGTCACGCTCACGGCCAACAGCGGCAAGGCCGCCACCTTCCGCCAGAAGCGCGACGGCGGCCCCGACCTGTGGGTCGAGGGCCAGGCCCAGCGCATCGAATACGACGAGCGCGCCGAACTGGTCAAGCTGTTCACCAATGCCGAAGTGCGCGAACTGGAAAACGGGCGCATGACCAACGAGATCAAGGGGCCCTTCATCTCCTACGACAACCGCCGCGAAGTCGCGCAGGTGCGCAACGACGCCAGCGGCGCCAGCAAGGTGGGCGGTGGCCGCGGCACGCTGATCATCGCGCCACGCCGCCCGGCACCAAGCGAGGGCGCCAAGCAATGA
- the lptB gene encoding LPS export ABC transporter ATP-binding protein, with protein sequence MTSAREGCSTLIVKGLQKSYGKRLVVRDVSLQVECGEVVGLLGPNGAGKTTSFYMIVGLVPSDAGTIDINGTDISSLPIHRRAVLGLSYLPQEASVFRRLTVEENIRAVLELQRVDGKPLSKDQINERLDTLLAELQIEKLRENPALSLSGGERRRVEIARALATNPRFVLLDEPFAGVDPIAVIEIQRIVRFLKERNIGVLITDHNVRETLGICDRAYIINQGAVLASGRPDDIIANESVRRVYLGEHFRM encoded by the coding sequence ATGACGAGCGCGCGCGAAGGCTGCAGCACCCTGATCGTCAAGGGCCTGCAGAAGAGCTACGGCAAGCGCCTGGTGGTGCGCGACGTGTCGCTGCAGGTGGAATGCGGCGAGGTGGTCGGCCTGCTGGGCCCGAACGGCGCCGGCAAGACCACCTCGTTCTACATGATCGTCGGGCTGGTGCCCTCGGACGCCGGCACCATCGACATCAACGGTACCGACATTTCGAGCCTGCCGATCCACCGCCGCGCGGTGCTGGGCCTGTCCTACCTGCCGCAGGAAGCCTCGGTGTTCCGCAGGCTGACGGTGGAGGAGAACATCCGCGCCGTGCTGGAACTGCAGCGCGTGGACGGCAAGCCGCTTTCCAAGGACCAGATCAACGAACGCCTCGATACCCTGCTGGCCGAACTGCAGATCGAGAAGCTGCGCGAGAACCCGGCGCTGTCGCTGTCGGGCGGCGAGCGGCGGCGCGTGGAGATCGCGCGCGCGCTGGCGACCAATCCGCGCTTCGTGCTGCTGGACGAACCCTTCGCCGGCGTCGACCCGATCGCGGTGATCGAGATCCAGCGCATCGTGCGCTTCCTGAAAGAGCGCAACATCGGCGTCCTGATCACCGACCACAACGTGCGCGAGACGCTCGGCATCTGCGACCGCGCCTACATCATCAACCAGGGCGCGGTGCTGGCATCGGGCCGGCCCGACGACATCATCGCCAACGAGTCGGTGCGGCGTGTGTACCTGGGCGAGCATTTTAGAATGTAA
- a CDS encoding RNA polymerase factor sigma-54, translating into MKQSLQLRTSQHLALTPQLQQSIRLLQLSTLELHQEIEQILSDNPLLERLDDPLDRSVRLLADGAINSAPVSGEAAPAPGGEHAAEEGAKPDAGNDDGGEHTERGEADSDWGGEGGGARSGDDEDGRPQLEAESITLREHLVEQVRLTGCSMRDRALAELVIDALDDNGYLEEPLDEIHGRLPAELDIEMDELRCALALVQSLDPVGVGARSAAECLALQIRRMPGVPLVTRRLALKIVEAYLTWFAQREYTKLKKALDCDDEDLREVQAVVRQCNPHPGSAFGAGVSDYVVPDVIVRHAKDGWQVALNPEVMPKLRVNSLYANLLKQGRSESQMGAQLQEAKWLIKNMRQRFDTILRVAEAIVERQRNFFSHGAVAMRPLVLREIADTLGLHESTISRVTTQKYMLTPHGMFELKYFFGSHVATEAGGEASSTAIRALIAQLTGAEDPRNPLSDSKIAEMLGEQGMVIARRTVAKYREALKIPPVSLRKSL; encoded by the coding sequence ATGAAACAGTCGCTCCAGCTTCGCACCTCGCAGCACCTGGCGCTCACGCCGCAGTTGCAGCAGTCGATCCGGCTGCTGCAACTGTCCACGCTCGAACTGCACCAGGAGATCGAGCAGATCCTGTCCGATAATCCCTTGCTGGAACGGCTCGACGATCCGCTCGACCGCTCGGTGCGGCTGCTGGCCGACGGCGCCATCAACAGTGCGCCGGTCAGTGGCGAAGCGGCGCCGGCGCCGGGCGGCGAGCATGCGGCCGAGGAGGGCGCCAAGCCGGACGCCGGCAACGACGACGGTGGCGAGCACACGGAGCGCGGCGAGGCCGACAGCGACTGGGGCGGGGAGGGTGGCGGCGCGCGCAGCGGCGACGACGAAGACGGCCGTCCACAGCTCGAAGCGGAGAGCATCACGCTGCGCGAGCACCTGGTGGAACAGGTGCGCCTGACCGGCTGCAGCATGCGCGACCGCGCGCTGGCCGAGCTGGTGATCGATGCGCTCGACGACAACGGCTACCTGGAAGAACCGCTGGACGAGATCCACGGGCGCCTGCCGGCCGAACTGGACATCGAGATGGACGAGCTGCGCTGCGCGCTGGCGCTGGTGCAGAGCCTGGACCCGGTCGGCGTCGGCGCGCGCAGCGCGGCCGAATGCCTGGCGCTGCAGATCCGCCGCATGCCCGGCGTGCCGCTGGTGACGCGGCGCCTGGCGCTCAAGATCGTCGAGGCTTACCTGACCTGGTTCGCGCAGCGCGAATACACCAAGCTGAAAAAGGCGCTCGACTGCGACGACGAAGACCTGCGCGAGGTGCAGGCCGTGGTCCGCCAGTGCAATCCGCACCCCGGATCGGCCTTCGGCGCGGGCGTCTCCGACTACGTGGTGCCGGACGTGATCGTGCGCCACGCCAAGGACGGCTGGCAGGTAGCGCTCAATCCGGAAGTGATGCCGAAGCTGCGCGTGAACAGCCTGTACGCCAACCTGCTCAAGCAGGGCAGAAGCGAAAGCCAGATGGGCGCGCAGCTGCAGGAAGCCAAGTGGCTCATCAAGAACATGCGCCAGCGTTTCGACACGATCCTGCGTGTTGCCGAGGCGATCGTCGAGCGTCAGCGCAACTTTTTCAGCCACGGCGCGGTTGCGATGCGCCCTCTTGTTTTGCGTGAGATAGCTGATACACTAGGCCTACATGAGAGCACGATTTCTCGTGTCACAACGCAGAAATACATGCTGACCCCGCACGGCATGTTCGAGCTGAAATACTTCTTCGGAAGCCACGTCGCCACCGAAGCGGGGGGAGAAGCTTCCTCGACGGCGATCCGCGCGCTCATTGCGCAATTGACAGGAGCAGAAGACCCTAGGAACCCTTTATCCGACAGCAAGATCGCGGAGATGCTCGGGGAACAAGGTATGGTCATTGCGCGCCGCACGGTTGCCAAGTACCGCGAAGCGCTCAAGATTCCGCCCGTCAGCCTCCGCAAATCCCTGTAA
- the raiA gene encoding ribosome-associated translation inhibitor RaiA: protein MNLTISGHHLDVTPAIREYVQNKLERITRHFDHVIDTHVFLAIDNLTEKEKRQKAEINLQVSGKILHVASAAQDLYAAIDTLMDRLDRQVLKHKSMLQDHSHVAHKRLPDIGEEAAAA, encoded by the coding sequence ATGAACCTCACAATCAGCGGCCACCATCTCGACGTCACCCCCGCCATCCGTGAATACGTTCAGAATAAGCTCGAGCGCATCACCCGCCATTTCGACCACGTGATCGACACCCACGTGTTCCTCGCCATCGATAACCTTACCGAAAAAGAAAAACGGCAGAAAGCCGAGATCAACCTCCAGGTATCGGGCAAGATTTTGCACGTCGCCAGTGCGGCACAGGATCTTTACGCGGCCATCGACACGCTGATGGACAGGCTGGACAGACAGGTTCTGAAACACAAATCCATGCTGCAGGACCATAGCCACGTGGCGCACAAGCGCCTGCCGGACATCGGAGAAGAAGCCGCCGCCGCGTAA
- a CDS encoding enoyl-CoA hydratase/isomerase family protein encodes MTDYVLTRVANRTGVITLDRPKALNSLSLDMVRVLTATLLRWKDDAGIDAVLITSSSEKALCAGGDIRFFHEMGQVGPTGGSALLEDFFTEEYALNHLIHFYPKPYIAVMDGVVMGGGMGIAQGGPDCGLRIVTERTRMAMPEVNIGLFPDVGGSHFLSHAPGQLGQYLGLTGLTIGAADALYVGLADVFVPGAQLGGLMALVESTPGAELPAAIRSLAAQYAAQAGPSELQAQRGVIDAHFGAASVGAIMASLARDENPFAQKALKAMRQRSPLLMCVTRELLLRGASLGVADCLRMERNLVRRNFEHGEVLEGVRALVIDKDNAPQWKPATLEEVTPSMVDRFFEPVWPAYAHPLRHLA; translated from the coding sequence ATGACCGATTACGTCCTGACCCGCGTTGCCAACCGCACCGGCGTCATCACGCTCGACCGGCCAAAGGCCCTGAATTCCCTCTCGCTCGACATGGTACGTGTCCTGACCGCCACCCTGCTGCGCTGGAAGGATGATGCGGGCATCGACGCGGTGCTGATCACCAGCAGCAGCGAGAAGGCATTGTGCGCGGGCGGCGATATCCGCTTCTTCCACGAGATGGGTCAGGTCGGACCGACCGGCGGCAGCGCGCTGCTGGAAGACTTCTTCACCGAAGAATACGCGCTCAACCACCTGATCCACTTCTATCCGAAACCCTACATCGCGGTGATGGACGGCGTGGTGATGGGTGGCGGCATGGGCATCGCCCAGGGCGGTCCGGACTGCGGCCTGCGCATCGTCACCGAGCGGACCAGGATGGCTATGCCCGAGGTGAACATCGGCCTGTTCCCGGACGTGGGCGGCAGCCACTTCCTGTCGCACGCGCCGGGCCAGCTGGGCCAGTACCTGGGCCTGACCGGGCTGACGATCGGCGCGGCCGATGCGCTCTATGTGGGGCTGGCGGACGTGTTCGTGCCGGGCGCGCAACTGGGCGGCCTGATGGCGCTGGTCGAGTCGACGCCGGGTGCGGAACTGCCGGCGGCGATCCGCAGCCTGGCGGCGCAGTATGCGGCGCAGGCCGGACCGAGCGAACTGCAGGCGCAGCGCGGCGTGATCGATGCACACTTCGGCGCGGCGTCGGTGGGGGCGATCATGGCTTCGCTGGCGCGCGACGAGAACCCGTTCGCGCAGAAGGCGCTCAAGGCCATGCGCCAGCGCTCGCCCTTGTTGATGTGCGTGACGCGCGAGCTGCTGCTGCGCGGCGCCTCGCTCGGCGTGGCCGATTGCCTGCGCATGGAGCGCAACCTGGTGCGCCGTAACTTCGAGCACGGCGAAGTGCTGGAAGGCGTGCGCGCGCTGGTGATCGACAAGGACAATGCGCCGCAATGGAAGCCGGCGACGCTGGAGGAGGTGACGCCTTCGATGGTGGACAGGTTCTTCGAGCCGGTGTGGCCGGCGTATGCGCATCCGCTGCGGCATCTGGCGTAG
- the rapZ gene encoding RNase adapter RapZ, with translation MHIVLITGISGSGKSVALNVLEDAGYYCVDNLPPALLPALVYAVSEKGTEKIAVAVDARSAESLVELPVSVRHLKEEGHNVKVMFLTSSTHSLVARFSETRRSHPLSHELRPGENPASRRTLIECIAEERERLSAIENLGHVIDTSELSANKLRAWVKELADIEQAPLTLFFESFAFKVGVPLDADFVFDVRAIPNPYYDLSLRPLTGKDAPVIAFLDAQPSATEMLEDIRAFVEKWLPSFKTDNRSYLTVAVGCTGGQHRSVYMAERLGAYFGTSERVIVRHREQPKHVAA, from the coding sequence ATGCACATCGTCCTCATTACCGGTATTTCCGGCTCGGGCAAGTCGGTTGCCCTGAATGTTCTGGAAGACGCAGGCTACTACTGCGTCGACAACCTGCCGCCGGCCCTGCTGCCGGCCCTGGTCTACGCGGTCAGTGAAAAAGGCACGGAAAAAATCGCCGTCGCGGTCGATGCGCGCAGCGCCGAATCGCTGGTCGAACTGCCGGTGAGCGTGCGCCACCTGAAGGAAGAAGGCCACAACGTCAAGGTGATGTTCCTGACCTCGAGCACGCATTCGCTGGTGGCGCGTTTCTCGGAGACCCGCCGCAGCCACCCGCTGTCGCACGAGCTGCGCCCGGGCGAGAACCCGGCCTCGCGCCGCACCCTGATCGAATGCATCGCCGAGGAGCGCGAGCGCCTGTCGGCGATCGAGAACCTGGGACACGTGATCGACACCTCCGAGCTGTCGGCCAACAAGCTGCGCGCCTGGGTCAAGGAACTGGCCGACATCGAGCAGGCGCCGCTGACGCTGTTCTTCGAATCCTTCGCCTTCAAGGTGGGCGTGCCGCTCGACGCCGACTTCGTATTCGACGTGCGCGCCATCCCGAATCCCTATTACGACCTGTCGCTGCGCCCGTTGACGGGCAAGGACGCGCCGGTGATCGCCTTCCTCGACGCCCAGCCGAGCGCCACCGAGATGCTGGAAGACATCCGCGCCTTCGTGGAAAAATGGCTGCCCTCGTTCAAGACCGACAACCGCTCCTACCTCACGGTGGCGGTGGGCTGCACCGGCGGACAGCACCGCTCGGTGTACATGGCGGAACGGCTGGGAGCCTACTTCGGCACGAGCGAGCGGGTCATCGTGCGGCACCGCGAGCAGCCGAAGCACGTGGCGGCTTGA
- a CDS encoding HPr kinase/phosphorylase — MLQTPLTIQRLYDDNRDSLQLGWFAGFPGGERQIAGDAASAADQVGHLNLIHPGRIQVFGHQELNYYHRLKSSSRSHVIGELIGGGPPALIIAQGLETPPDILAICDEQNIPLFSTPLPAAQVIDFLRVYLSKKLAQRVIMHGVFMDVLGVGVLITGDSGLGKSELGLELISRSHGLVADDAVEFSRIAPNMIEGRCPPLLQNLLEVRGLGLLDIKAIFGETAVRRKMRLKLIVHLVKRGTLDEEVERLPFHFPTEDVLGLPIRKVVIPVAAGRNIAVLLEAAVRNTILQLRGIDTLQEFMERQRQAMSGD, encoded by the coding sequence ATGCTGCAGACTCCGCTGACCATCCAGCGCCTGTATGACGACAACCGCGACAGCCTCCAGCTCGGCTGGTTCGCGGGTTTCCCCGGCGGCGAACGCCAGATCGCGGGCGACGCGGCCTCGGCCGCCGACCAGGTCGGCCACCTGAACCTGATCCACCCGGGCCGCATCCAGGTCTTCGGACACCAGGAACTCAACTACTACCACCGCCTGAAGTCCAGCTCGCGTTCCCACGTGATCGGCGAGCTGATCGGCGGCGGTCCGCCGGCCCTGATCATTGCGCAGGGGCTGGAAACGCCACCCGACATCCTGGCCATCTGCGACGAGCAGAACATCCCCCTGTTCTCGACCCCGCTGCCGGCGGCGCAGGTGATCGACTTCCTGCGCGTCTACCTGTCCAAGAAGCTGGCGCAGCGCGTGATCATGCATGGCGTGTTCATGGACGTGCTGGGCGTGGGCGTCTTGATCACCGGCGACTCGGGCCTGGGCAAGAGCGAACTCGGCCTGGAACTGATCTCGCGTTCGCACGGCCTGGTGGCCGACGATGCGGTGGAGTTCTCGCGCATCGCGCCGAACATGATCGAGGGCCGTTGCCCGCCGCTGCTGCAGAACCTGCTGGAAGTGCGCGGCCTGGGCCTGCTGGACATCAAGGCGATCTTCGGCGAAACCGCGGTGCGCCGCAAGATGCGCCTGAAGCTGATCGTCCACCTGGTCAAGCGCGGCACGCTGGACGAGGAAGTCGAGCGCCTGCCCTTCCATTTCCCGACCGAGGACGTGCTGGGCCTGCCGATCCGCAAGGTGGTGATTCCGGTGGCAGCCGGCCGCAACATCGCGGTGCTGCTCGAGGCTGCGGTGCGCAACACCATCCTGCAGCTGCGCGGCATCGATACGCTGCAGGAATTCATGGAACGGCAACGTCAGGCGATGAGCGGAGATTGA
- a CDS encoding PTS sugar transporter subunit IIA, which yields MTNLSKILSLENVQLDLEVSSKKRAFEQAGLIFENNCGIARSTVSDNLFARERLGSTGLGHGVAVPHGRIKGAKSLKSPLAAFVRLKEPIPFESPDGQPVSLLFFLLIPDHVTQQHLEILSEIAELFSDEAVRTALATDPDPKSVYERIINWQPSLQALG from the coding sequence ATGACGAACCTAAGCAAAATCCTCTCGCTCGAAAATGTGCAGCTGGACCTGGAAGTCTCCAGCAAGAAACGCGCGTTCGAGCAGGCCGGCCTGATCTTCGAAAACAATTGCGGCATCGCACGTTCGACCGTGTCGGACAACCTGTTCGCACGCGAGCGTCTCGGCTCCACCGGCCTCGGTCATGGTGTCGCCGTCCCGCACGGCCGGATCAAGGGCGCCAAGAGCCTGAAGTCGCCCCTGGCGGCCTTCGTGCGCCTGAAAGAACCGATTCCCTTCGAGTCGCCGGATGGCCAGCCGGTCAGCCTGCTGTTCTTCCTGTTGATTCCGGACCACGTCACCCAGCAGCACCTCGAGATCCTGTCGGAAATCGCCGAGCTGTTCTCGGACGAAGCCGTGCGCACCGCGTTGGCCACCGATCCGGATCCGAAATCGGTGTACGAGCGCATCATCAACTGGCAACCCAGCCTGCAGGCTTTGGGCTAA
- the queF gene encoding NADPH-dependent 7-cyano-7-deazaguanine reductase QueF encodes MNTPDQSPLGKSSAYQSQYAPELLFPIPRLQKREEIGLGAGAGPLPFFGVDIWNAYELSWLNMRGKPQVAIATMTAPADSPNIVESKSFKLYLNSFNQTRLAGTDALVELLRQDLSAAFGAPVHVAITTPDAFGSLKMGELDGTLLDRLDVEIDQYLPSPQLLGANVDEAPVEETLVSHLLKSNCLVTGQPDWGTVQIRYVGPQIDQEGLLKYLIGFREHNEFHEQCVERIFMDVLRQCKPTKLAVYARYTRRGGLDINPWRANFSTGKPGNLRTARQ; translated from the coding sequence ATGAATACTCCTGATCAATCGCCTCTCGGCAAATCCTCCGCTTACCAGAGCCAGTACGCTCCCGAGCTCCTGTTCCCGATCCCGCGCCTGCAAAAGCGCGAAGAGATCGGTCTGGGCGCGGGCGCGGGCCCCCTTCCCTTCTTCGGCGTCGACATCTGGAACGCCTACGAACTGTCGTGGCTGAACATGCGCGGCAAGCCGCAGGTGGCGATCGCCACCATGACCGCACCCGCCGATTCGCCCAACATCGTCGAGTCGAAGTCGTTCAAGCTGTACCTGAATTCCTTCAACCAGACCCGCCTGGCGGGTACCGATGCGCTGGTCGAGCTGTTGCGCCAGGACCTGTCCGCCGCCTTCGGCGCGCCGGTCCACGTCGCGATCACCACGCCGGATGCCTTCGGCAGCCTGAAGATGGGCGAGCTCGACGGCACCCTGCTCGACCGCCTCGACGTGGAAATCGACCAGTATCTTCCCTCGCCCCAGTTGCTGGGAGCGAATGTCGACGAAGCGCCGGTCGAGGAAACCCTGGTGTCGCACCTGCTGAAGTCGAACTGCCTGGTCACCGGCCAGCCGGACTGGGGCACCGTGCAGATCCGCTACGTCGGCCCGCAGATCGACCAGGAGGGTTTGCTCAAGTACCTGATTGGCTTCCGCGAGCACAACGAATTCCACGAGCAATGTGTTGAGCGCATCTTCATGGACGTGCTGCGCCAGTGCAAACCGACCAAGCTCGCGGTGTATGCCCGCTACACCCGCCGAGGCGGCCTCGACATCAATCCCTGGCGCGCCAATTTCAGTACCGGCAAGCCGGGCAACCTGCGTACCGCGCGCCAATGA
- the ilvA gene encoding threonine ammonia-lyase, biosynthetic, which translates to MTTDYLKRILTARVYDVAEETPLEYAPTLSQRMGNRIYFKREDMQSVFSFKLRGAYNKMANLTPEQLKRGVICASAGNHAQGVALSAARLGCRALIVMPTTTPQVKIDAVKSRGGASVEVVLHGDSYTDAYNHALLLEKEQRLTFVHPFDDPDVIAGQGTIGMEILRQHSGPIHAIFVAIGGGGLVAGVGAYVKAVRPDIKVIGVQTIDSDAMARSLKAGQRVTLTDVGLFSDGTAVRLVGEETFRVAQRVVDEIIIVDTDAICAAIQDVFQDTRSILEPAGALAVAGAKAYVERSQMGRMPVKGETLVAVACGANMNFDRLRFVAERAELGESREAVFAVTIPEQRGSFRRFCALVGPRNVTEFNYRISDAREAHIFVGVQVGSRSESGLLARTFEEHDFRTLDLTHDEMAKLHIRHLVGGKSALAENELLYRFEFPERPGALMRFLDSMAPNWNISLFHYRNQGGDVGRILVGLQVPAAEMDEFRQFLATLGYRYWDESANPVYKLFLGT; encoded by the coding sequence ATGACTACCGACTACCTCAAGAGAATCCTGACCGCCCGCGTCTACGACGTGGCCGAAGAAACCCCGCTCGAGTACGCGCCGACCCTGTCGCAGCGCATGGGCAACCGCATCTACTTCAAGCGCGAGGACATGCAGAGCGTGTTCAGCTTCAAGCTGCGCGGCGCCTACAACAAGATGGCCAACCTGACGCCGGAACAGCTCAAGCGCGGCGTGATCTGCGCCTCGGCCGGCAACCACGCGCAGGGCGTCGCCCTGTCGGCCGCGCGCCTGGGCTGCCGCGCCCTGATCGTGATGCCGACCACCACCCCGCAGGTGAAGATCGACGCGGTGAAGTCGCGCGGCGGCGCCAGCGTCGAGGTGGTGCTGCACGGCGACTCCTATACCGACGCCTACAACCACGCGCTGCTGCTGGAAAAAGAGCAGCGCCTTACTTTTGTGCATCCCTTCGACGACCCCGACGTGATTGCCGGCCAGGGCACCATCGGCATGGAGATCCTGCGCCAGCACTCGGGCCCGATCCACGCGATCTTCGTCGCCATCGGCGGCGGCGGCCTGGTCGCGGGCGTGGGCGCCTACGTCAAGGCGGTGCGCCCCGACATCAAGGTGATCGGCGTGCAGACCATCGATTCGGATGCGATGGCCAGGAGCCTGAAGGCCGGCCAGCGCGTCACGCTCACCGATGTCGGCCTGTTCTCGGACGGCACCGCGGTGCGCCTGGTGGGCGAAGAGACCTTCCGCGTGGCGCAACGGGTGGTGGACGAGATCATCATCGTCGACACCGATGCGATCTGCGCGGCGATCCAGGACGTGTTCCAGGACACGCGCAGCATCCTGGAGCCGGCCGGCGCGCTGGCGGTGGCCGGCGCCAAGGCGTATGTCGAACGCTCGCAGATGGGACGCATGCCGGTCAAGGGCGAAACCCTGGTGGCGGTGGCCTGCGGCGCCAACATGAACTTCGACCGCCTGCGCTTCGTGGCCGAGCGTGCGGAACTGGGCGAATCGCGCGAAGCCGTGTTCGCGGTGACCATCCCCGAACAGCGCGGCAGCTTCCGGCGCTTCTGCGCGCTGGTCGGCCCGCGCAACGTCACCGAATTCAACTACCGCATCAGCGACGCGCGCGAAGCGCACATTTTCGTGGGCGTGCAGGTGGGCAGCCGCAGCGAGTCGGGCCTGCTGGCGCGCACCTTCGAGGAACACGATTTCCGCACCCTCGACCTGACCCACGACGAGATGGCCAAGCTGCACATCCGCCACCTGGTGGGCGGAAAAAGCGCACTGGCCGAGAACGAATTGCTGTATCGTTTCGAGTTCCCCGAACGCCCGGGCGCGCTGATGCGCTTCCTCGACAGCATGGCGCCGAACTGGAACATCTCGCTGTTCCACTACCGCAACCAGGGCGGCGACGTGGGACGCATCCTGGTCGGCCTGCAGGTGCCGGCGGCCGAGATGGACGAGTTCCGGCAGTTCCTGGCGACCCTCGGGTACCGGTACTGGGACGAGAGTGCCAACCCGGTGTACAAGCTGTTCCTGGGGACCTGA
- a CDS encoding DedA family protein has protein sequence MIENAVLWLLNVLAAPTIGLTSIFVISFISATLLPLGSEPAVFAVVKANPAMFWPAIFVGTLGNTLGGAVDYFVGYRAKIAFAKERQSRWFGWLKKYGAKTMLLSWVPGVGDPLCTLAGWLHLPFWPSVMYMAIGKFLRYVTMTAVLLYIPDGFWKTVGDFFERLIG, from the coding sequence ATGATCGAAAACGCCGTCCTCTGGCTCCTGAATGTCCTTGCCGCGCCGACCATCGGCCTGACTTCCATCTTCGTCATCAGCTTCATCTCGGCTACGCTGTTGCCGCTGGGCTCGGAACCGGCCGTGTTTGCGGTGGTCAAAGCCAACCCGGCCATGTTCTGGCCGGCCATCTTCGTAGGCACCCTGGGCAACACCCTGGGCGGAGCGGTGGATTACTTCGTCGGTTACCGCGCCAAGATCGCCTTCGCCAAGGAGCGCCAGAGCCGCTGGTTCGGCTGGCTCAAGAAGTACGGCGCCAAGACCATGCTGCTGTCCTGGGTGCCGGGTGTGGGCGACCCGCTGTGTACGCTGGCCGGCTGGCTGCACCTGCCGTTCTGGCCGAGTGTGATGTACATGGCGATAGGGAAATTTCTGCGCTACGTCACCATGACGGCGGTGCTGCTGTACATCCCGGACGGGTTCTGGAAGACGGTCGGGGATTTCTTCGAGCGCCTGATCGGTTGA